In Trueperella pecoris, the DNA window TGAGTGCTAGCTGCCTATGAACGTGAGATGGTGTGACACGAGTTCCCACACCGCGCCTTCGAACCAAAAGACCCGCGTCTACTAGCTCTTGTAGGGCACGCCTAGCGGTCGGCCGAGAGATGCTTAACCGCTGAGCCATTGAGATCTCATCTTCGAGAAGTTGGTTGGGCAACAGGGTTCCGGCTTCGATCAGCTCCGCAATGGGATTGTAAATCTGCTGATACAAAGGCTCAGTGGAATTTCGATCGAGTATCACATCAAGGACGTACGGCGTATCCAGAGATGCATCTTTTTCATTATCTACCACGACGCACTCCTTTTCTTCCCAACATTTAACAAATACATTATCGCAATTCATTTAATGATGCGCATTCTTTAGACTATCTCCACGCTTTGTAACCTCAATACGCTTACATGTTATTGACAAATAGCCGTGCGAGTAGCAAACTGTGAAACACGCAGAAAGGAGCATGCAATGGTGCACAGCGCTCAACATCCAGAAGTAATTTCCATCGGACGCTCCGGCGTCGACATTTACCCGCTACAAACCGGCATCAGCCTGGAAGAGGTGACAACCTTCGGGAAATTCCTCGGAGGATCACCGACAAACGTGGCCGTGGCAGCCGCAAAAATGGGTCATTCCGCTGCCGTCATCACCGGAGTGGGAGACGACCCGTTCGGGAACTTTGTTCGGTTGGAAATGCGCCGGCTCGGCGTCGCCGACGATTTTGTCATCACCACCCCCAACTTCAAGACGCCCGTCACCTTCTGTGAAATATTCCCACCCGACACCTTTCCCCTCTATTTTTACCGAGAGCCCTCCGCACCCGACCTTCAATTACGCTCCCAAGACATTCCCATCGAGGCGGTTCACAACGCCAAGGCCTTCCTCCTCTCAGGCACGGGCCTGTCCGCCGAACCCTCCCGGTCCGCACACTGGACCGCCTTGCGTGCACGCATGGGCTCCCCCGGCTGGACAATCGCCGACCTCGACTACCGCCCCATGTTCTGGGACAGCGAAGAAATCGCGCAACGCGAGATCAGCGCCATCCTCTCCCATGTCAACGTGGCTGTCGGCAACAAGGAAGAGTGCAGGATCGCCGTCGGAGAGACCGAGCCAGACCGGGCCGCAGACGCCCTGCTCGAACGCGGCGTTAAGCTTGCGATCGTCAAGCAAGGTCCAAAGGGCACCCTTGCAAAGACCGCAGAAGAGCGTATCGAGGTACCCGTCACGCACGTCGAGACGCTCAACGGCCTCGGCGCAGGCGATT includes these proteins:
- the iolC gene encoding 5-dehydro-2-deoxygluconokinase, giving the protein MVHSAQHPEVISIGRSGVDIYPLQTGISLEEVTTFGKFLGGSPTNVAVAAAKMGHSAAVITGVGDDPFGNFVRLEMRRLGVADDFVITTPNFKTPVTFCEIFPPDTFPLYFYREPSAPDLQLRSQDIPIEAVHNAKAFLLSGTGLSAEPSRSAHWTALRARMGSPGWTIADLDYRPMFWDSEEIAQREISAILSHVNVAVGNKEECRIAVGETEPDRAADALLERGVKLAIVKQGPKGTLAKTAEERIEVPVTHVETLNGLGAGDSFGGSLIHALLSGWDIPKAIHFASTAGAIVSSRLECSTAMATESEVLHLMATRPETNPKVQKRSW